The DNA window ggcagatatttgactctcctattggttacacttactgtcagtacctgcaactgaaacagacacagtttatgtcccacccagctaataagcgagcagcgctgttAATAGACTGCTGGGACTCCTTTATCGGAAAACGTGttaaaagctttctttattttcccacgctatgacccgccagaaatgtgttcacgacccctaatttaagaacagctgcagcGGGCACGATCGCCTGGCTTCatgggcaccactttgaggaccactgtactagggcttctgatttctgGTTTGATAAAACCGGACAAAACACcaccgatacaaaaaaaaaaaagaaatcgatGTATAgcaaataaacaccagaaaaactctTGTTGACTACTTTTTTCCCATTAAAagaataaaacctactacaaaaagaAGAATCTGCTGGGCAatgacttgtatctgtcatttATTGAATACTTTAAACGCACTACTGAGTGACAAGCACAgtcctacatttctattgcagACTCTGTTTGCGAGATTACGATTAAAACgcgattacaatcaggaatggaggcttgttggCGGGgtgtaaaactgtattacagttaaaataagaggatttaaaacagaattgtggcaaaatgtaaaaaaaaaaaaaaatgcctccacacaacacccccagagagagagagagagagaaaaaacgttcttcataaacaaatccattacgCCGACTTTTCAGAATGATCTCAGAAACAGCGTCGATATTGGTCACGTGTCTGCAGCTGAGCCCTGTGTCTGCCATATGGTATCGGGGAAGCCACCCACTCAACATAATTGCGCATCATtgtttgtgcgtgttgagtaatttccAATGCTCTTAAACATACATAAGATAAGGCCAAAATAATTGCCGGGAAGCAAttcaattagaattttgcatccGGAATGATCGTCTATTTACGTGTCTACATAATtcctaaaatatttaataatatctcTGAGCATgaggtgtttgtttattgtcatgtGCTTTCTACCAAGAAAGATGCGTCACAGAGCGAACAAGAGTCATGTAAATGCTATAACCtggttttgattttttaataaagtgtgcaattacattttctttaacttGGCTGTCGTacacaactgaaataaatgattgcTGCCCTTTTAAGAGCCTGACCAAGCGCAAAGGATTTGCATAACAACACGCCCTTTCTTCAGTCACTCAAATTGACTTTTCGTAGACACAGATGTTTCTGTCCAAGACTTTCCAACGTGCAGTGTGCTGTTGTGCGCTCTACGTATGGGAATGGACTTTGAAACAAAGATCTTCCCCAGGACCGGGGGGTTCGGACCCTACAACCGGTCCGTGGCGGTCTTTAGCTGGATCTCGAACTTTGCTGTAGTGCTTAGCCTTTTCTCGGAGGTGTTTTTTACTCTGAAACCGGTATCCTACCACTGCCGTCCGGACCCGTCCTTACTCCCCTCTGAAACCCTTAATCTGTCTGACCAAGAGCTACTGAATGTCAGCATACCTTGGGTGAAAGGGTCGGGGTTGAGTCATTGTGAACTTTATAAGTATCCTGCAAATTTTTCCAATTTTACGATTAATTTCCCAAAAGAGACTGTACAGTGCACACAGGGTTGGGAATACACGACTGGAGCGGGTCTTGAAACCAACATTGTCACTCAGGTAATGTAAACACGAATCGTTTGTGCAGTTATAAACAAATTCCACTTGCACTACtatgggagaaaaaaacaaaacatatgtcaGTGAGGTGgaagattaaaatgtatttgcgtACATGTTTACGGAAACAACTCATTGTCTGTGTACATTTATAGCAATGGTCTTAGTTAAACTGTCAATATACTTTTAAACCACTGAATTGTCTTTAATGTTACAGCTTACACTCACTGCCGTGATATGATAGTATCATTATCTACCGATACCTAAAGTTTTCGTTTATATTGTTATTTGTCTATACGTGGACAGTGCATTGGGCACTGGACACGACGTGCTGAAAGCCCTTTCTCCCTCAGTGAGTTTTTTAGGAAGGACTAGGGCAGTAAACAGAATCTTACTGAAGCTATTTTAAAAGTGGAATTAATAACAGTGTGTCCCTGCATAATGTACTGTTCACTCGCCCTCTAAAAGCACCAGAAAGTTGTTAGGAAACCTTTAACATTTGTCCCTTTCagttacaaacttttttttttttttgagtgcatGAGTTTAACATTGCTATTGCTTAGAAACGGGTGTTTTTACATTCTTAAATGTTTTGCATTATGGGGCATGGCGTATTTCTGTCAAATACTGCCTTACATATACAGAAAATCAAAATTCTCTTTCAAAGGACACATGACTGTGTCACACTGTTGACTTTAACGTGTCATTCTGCTATCTTTTGTTTGTTCCATAATGTCTGTGTTTGCTTTCTGTGGTAAACTAGACCAGCACAATCTTATTTCAACAGCAACACCACCGAGCTAATGGGGAATTGTTGATAATGCAAATGCTTGTTTGCACAGGCTCTAACATTGTATCACCTTATTGATGTGCGTGtaccttttttttctggtaataCGTCAGTTCCTTCAAatctcaataataaaaaaaaaaaagattccaggAATCCACTCGGAATACTGTTGCTATGACTGTCCTAACTCAATTCCTTGAGTGTTTCTCTTTAGCTGTGACACGGCTGGGTTACCCCAGGCCCTGTCCTATAGGACATGAAGCAGGAAGCTATCTCTTACTGTAGATGGATATTTACTGTCCTGTAAATGTGGCACACATGAAGCGATTGAAACCAAGcttgcaattttgttttgttgtgtttttttttttttttttttagttatttttgtaatagatttattaaatgtgtatgtactgttaattattaataattattattaattaatctgcAAACCCAAAGCATCAATGCAAAGGGAGTATATTACCCATAATGCAACCAAAATCTGTTggctgttttaaaaatacttttattctTTGATCAGCATATGTCCTGTTGAGATTACCCACTGATAACTAGGTATCAAAATAAATGCGCAGTGTGATTGTGACTCAAAATCTCTCTCTTCTTTCCTGTAGTGGGATCTAGTGTGTCAGAACTATTGGAAGATTCCACTAGAACAAATCTGCTACATGACTGGCTGGATGTCTGGGTACATCGTTCTGGGTTCCGCTTGTGACAGGTGAGCCTGTTACACCCAGCTTTCTACATTGAATGCACTGTGGAGTACAGGTTCAGTTTGTGGTACCTCTTCCATTGACAAGTGGATCATGATGCTGTCTTGGTTTCCTCAGTGAAAGCTGCTAGAGCTGGAGTTTTGGTTAGGGAAATAGTTTTGGGGTAATCCGTTCAGGATCAGTCCAATCCTGATATAATTAACGCTGCTCCTGGGCTGTATCTGCAGGCTGGGTCGCCGGGGGATCTTCCTGGGGTCAGTGCTGCTCTCTGGGCTGCTCGGAGTCGGGGTGTCTCTCTCACTGAACCCCATCATGTTCCTGTTCCTGCGGCTCTCACAGGGGGCCGCCCTGGCTGGGGTGTTCCTCTCCACATACGTGGCTAGTAAGTGAGGCAGCTCCTGCTCATGCTGCTTTTACAACATGCTTATCTGTTTTAAATACCTGGACATGTATTATCACATAAGAAGCATTTCAACATGTCGTACCGTCATGTCAAGCATGCCCAAACGTTATGTATGCAAAgtagtgtacagtatgtgcaacaTGTGTTCTTTAGTTATGCCTTGTGTTTTTAACCCCTAATTTCCTTCTTTTTGTACATTGCTGTGCAATGTGCTGAGAGTGACTCACCCAGGGGCGGTTTGAGTGCACTGGCCAGGCCACACATGAGTGAGAGTTGCAGGAACCTGTTTGTGCTCGCTGGAGGAATCCTGTATTTCTGGACCAGGCGTCAATCATGTACATGTTGCAGCTTTGCACACAACCATTGCACAATATTTGCTTTACATTTCTGTGCCTTATAGAGATGTATGCATTCAGCAGCatgatttttaaatgcagtacacaCAGATCGTTTAAtgaaatttgttttcttttggtataTGTTTACTGGTATGTAGTTCTATTTGTTTAACACCAATATCTCTGTTTCCACAAAAGCCTTTTAAGCCACTAATTAAACCATCATTTCAAGCCAGAATGCTCTATGAGGGGCAGCTTCTTCCACACTTTAATGAGTGATTTGTCATTTCACTGTGAAGCATACAAATTGAAAGGTTCGGTGCAAGAAACAATTTCCTCAAATAGTTTCTGTGGGAGGCTcaacgttgttgttttttttttttctctgtactgAACCTCTTTGTGAGGTATATACTGTTGGGGGAGAGGATCTCCAGTTCAGGAATTTTCTCCTTGTTACAGAAACATCAAAGGAAGCGCAACAGTGCTGAAATGATAACAGTGCAGCACATTCTGAAGGAAATTAGTTCTGTGAGAGGGGAAGGGGGAGCGGAAAGGGAATAGCCAATGGATATTTTCCTTAATCTCATTTGCATTCAGGAAATTTGTACTTTcagtagtacaaaaaaaaataaataaaaaaataaccatcaatgCAATTCCCACTTTTAACTGTACCAACCATCACAATTGTGCTTGCAGAAAGTCACTATTCCCAGTGAGTGAATGTGAGCTGCACACAGAATACAGGTGTGAGATCACAGAGGCTCATGTGCTCCATCGTGTTGAAAGAGAAACTCGCCTCCCATGATTCACGCTAAGGCTGTTAAGATAGAAACAGGAGCTCCAGATCAGAGATCAGGTGTTCTAGGTACCCCAACATTGTCGTATTCATTGGCTGTGTCTCTACTCAGGACTGGAGCTGTGTGACCCGCCCCACCGCCTCATGATCACTATGATTGGTGGGTTGTTTGCAGTGTGCGGGGAGCTGCTGTTGCCTGGGCTGGCAGTGCTGTGTCGTGATTGGCAGATCATGCAGGTGGTGGTTACTGTGTCTCTGTGCCTGCTTTTAAATTACTGGTGGTAAGTCTCATTTTtctaaaaggggggggggggggggaatcccaTCCAAACTTTTTTATTCTATCCTAAATTTCTTACAGCTGCACTACCAAAAATgattcaaataatatatttttaaatggatatCTCTTTATGATCTCTCTCCACTTTTATTTGTTCAATATCAAATCTCCATTCTCTTACTTGCTACAAAATCTGCCCTTAATTTCTGGACAGATTTTGAACAGGTAAAATCTTACAAACGTCTCCAGTTGGGACATGCAACTGTAATAACCTTTACCAAGCTCTAATAGCAGTGCCTTTTCTCCTCCCCAGGTGTACCTCTGTGTTCCCCGAGTCGCCCCGCTGGCTCCTGGCCACACAGCAGATCCATCGAGCAAAGAGTGTCCTGCAGAGCTTCTCCTTGCGCAACGGAGTGTGCCTGAGCGATGACATCTACAACTCTGAGAACCTGCTGTCAGGTACTGAACCAGCCTCCAGTGTATAGGAACCAGACTGGAAACCTGCTGTCAGGTACTGAACCAGCGTCCAGTGTATAGGAACCGGACTGGAAACCTGCTGTCAGGTACTGAACCAGCGTCCAGTGTATAGGAACCAGACTGGAAACCTGCTGTCAGGTACTGAACCAGCATCCAGTGTATAGGAACCAGACTGGAAACCCGCTGTCGGGTACTGAACCAGCATCCAGTGTATAGGAACCGGACTGGAAACCCGCTGTCAGATACTGAACCAGCGTCCAGTGTATAGGAACCAGACTGAAAACGTGCTGTCAGATACTGAACCAGCGTCCAGTGTATAGGAACCAGACTGGAAACCTGCTGTCGGGTACTGAACCAGCCTCCAGTGTATAGGAACCGGACTGGAAAC is part of the Polyodon spathula isolate WHYD16114869_AA chromosome 13, ASM1765450v1, whole genome shotgun sequence genome and encodes:
- the slc22a31 gene encoding putative solute carrier family 22 member 31 — protein: MGMDFETKIFPRTGGFGPYNRSVAVFSWISNFAVVLSLFSEVFFTLKPVSYHCRPDPSLLPSETLNLSDQELLNVSIPWVKGSGLSHCELYKYPANFSNFTINFPKETVQCTQGWEYTTGAGLETNIVTQWDLVCQNYWKIPLEQICYMTGWMSGYIVLGSACDRLGRRGIFLGSVLLSGLLGVGVSLSLNPIMFLFLRLSQGAALAGVFLSTYVARLELCDPPHRLMITMIGGLFAVCGELLLPGLAVLCRDWQIMQVVVTVSLCLLLNYWWCTSVFPESPRWLLATQQIHRAKSVLQSFSLRNGVCLSDDIYNSENLLSEIDSVYADDCEPRFHNVCEMVGTRVIWKNSLILAFTVFIGRGIQYCFTQNLLDFHPHFYVRYYMRVLSGGLACVLLCVSVNRFGRRGILLLASILTGMASLLLLALTQYLKDGFVLVLSIVGLLASQAVAMLSVFFASEVLPTVVRGGGLGLILASSCMGKAASSVMELHNNQGYFLHHVVFASFAVLSVLCVMLLPESKRKPLPDSLKEGENLRRPPLFLSHRNHDHLPLLEHQLGAASEYNPENYSRLVSATKKMLARDFELSSPLTLEPLLNGSRAQGGMKNEDSS